From the Helicoverpa armigera isolate CAAS_96S chromosome 16, ASM3070526v1, whole genome shotgun sequence genome, one window contains:
- the LOC110379800 gene encoding multiple coagulation factor deficiency protein 2 homolog: MRVEACLILMLNAMSWGMRRGPHHPHGQTPVDQSHHHYKPRGSESLTGDAQLLHDTKHIEEDTQVLTAEALSKMTPEELEFHYFSAHDFDKNSMLDGLELLKAVYHTIEHEAPDPDADSSIEPEANDLDAYIALVDRTLESDDKDGDGYVSYAEYRAARANNPSERTPRVLAANTP; this comes from the exons ATGAGAGTAGAGG CATGTCTAATACTAATGCTGAACGCGATGTCGTGGGGCATGCGTCGCGGGCCGCATCACCCGCACGGGCAGACCCCGGTTGATCAGAGCCACCACCATTACAAGCCACGGGGCTCGGAGTCACTGACTGGAGACGCGCAACTATTGCACGATACCAA ACATATAGAAGAAGATACACAAGTCCTCACAGCTGAGGCGCTGTCGAAGATGACGCCTGAAGAACTGGAGTTCCATTACTTCTCAGCGCACGATTTCGATAAGAATTCCATGTTGGACGGCCTAGAGTTGTTAAAG GCTGTATACCATACAATAGAGCATGAAGCTCCAGACCCGGATGCGGATTCATCTATTGAGCCTGAAGCCAATGATTTAGATGCTTATATCG CTCTGGTGGATCGTACTCTAGAATCAGATGATAAGGATGGCGACGGTTATGTTTCCTACGCAGAATATCGTGCAGCTCGTGCCAACAATCCTTCGGAACGCACTCCCAGGGTTCTGGCTGCTAATACTCCTTAG
- the LOC110379812 gene encoding adhesive plaque matrix protein has translation MEQVCLLFCTLVIFGYTVSTNEGGLLDPFKNIFAQNSRAQSRPDPLLEQLIAPYQDNNQPIDNIDFDPNNPGQPNNAGYPTYPKGFDEIFQAHPSAAHPVPFKSKETINGPIRKKAKEKPKAPEKPKEKKPALEKAKPCPDPEPPKPCPCGKVKSPDPCKCPEGEPKCPEPAPKSPEPPPKCTDPVPKCPELGPKYQELAPKPEPECKCPEPPKPPEPAPKCPEPAPKECSDCPKKPSSQINFVSPYNDLNNNRRIPSDRANNARFPQAHLYPEKSSQTKFNYEKQNQYRFPSIKPHQARIPPLKPYQTRLSAAGQFHPKQLMDMRPYSSKQAPESPYGLKSSAENQFSLKQASDRLYNSKLQQLQEQLKSKSSSDGSNKLKSPSEKQHYEVTSKLTQNNPNQLSNNPKKTKPPVENQYNTKKIAEDPFKSKLPTDNQYQRKFSDDPVRSKSPVENQYNTKQLSDDPYKIKLPSENQYNSKQLSEDPYNSKLPIENQNNLKQPSDPLPTENQFNSKQLSEGNSKIPSEEQFTAKRPEEEQPPSDQKVSSEDQYNSKKTVEDSYEPKLLPKNQFDSKVPSNSPSRLKQLPVNGQYQSIPAAPLNLALPYSQPSNSPSDDSYSKLPADNPNNLDLPSDDLSNSKLPPDNSNHYENPSDDISRISSNRLSKFRIPAENPNIVKFPIEGIESSRYSVVDPNNPFSLDIDDNFDNNRWWPEEATKVQESITTLKPAPNKHDKKIDYDEIVAQKFPQAVKLLEELRKLNKLKEQRKENNYDDVYYEYTELPQILSSTVFPTAKSYNNDEINELLKPEALDMRFTTEQNVVTDKLIMRKLTKRRFYYEAKPVTPETEKASVNETVYYIDL, from the exons ATGGAacaagtttgtttgttattctgTACACTAGTGATATTTG GGTACACAGTTTCTACGAATGAAGGTGGTCTGCTAGACccattcaaaaacatttttgctcAGAATTCACGCGCTCAAAGCAGACCAGATCCACTGCTAGAACAGCTGATAGCACCTTACCAAGATAATAATCAACCTATTGATAATATTGACTTCGATCCCAACAATCCTGGACAACCAAACAATGCTGGGTATCCAACTTATCCAAAAGGATTTGATGAGATTTTTCAAGCTCATCCCAGTGCAGCTCACCCAGTACCATTTAAATCGAAAGAAACAATAAATGGCCCCATTAGGAAAAAGGCTAAGGAAAAACCAAAAGCTCCAGAgaaaccaaaagaaaaaaaacctgcCCTAGAGAAAGCAAAGCCTTGCCCAGACCCGGAACCGCCAAAGCCTTGTCCTTGTGGAAAAGTGAAAAGTCCAGATCCATGTAAGTGTCCAGAAGGTGAGCCTAAATGTCCTGAACCAGCACCTAAAAGTCCAGAACCACCGCCTAAATGTACAGATCCAGTACCGAAATGCCCAGAACTAGGGCCTAAATACCAAGAACTGGCGCCTAAACCGGAACCGGAGTGTAAATGTCCAGAACCTCCTAAACCCCCAGAACCTGCTCCTAAATGTCCAGAACCGGCTCCAAAAGAATGTTCCGACTGTCCGAAGAAACCTAGCAGTCAAATTAATTTCGTATCACCATACAACGATTTAAACAATAATCGAAGAATACCTTCTGACCGCGCCAATAATGCAAGATTCCCTCAGGCCCATCTATATCCTGAAAAGTCAAGTCAGACAAAATTTAATTACGAGAAACAAAATCAATACAGATTTCCTTCAATAAAACCACATCAAGCAAGAATACCTCCTCTGAAACCATATCAAACAAGGCTGTCTGCTGCTGGTCAATTTCATCCAAAGCAGCTTATGGACATGCGTCCATATAGTTCAAAACAAGCTCCTGAGAGTCCATACGGCTTAAAGTCATCTGCAGAAAATCAATTTAGTTTAAAACAAGCTTCTGATAGGTTGTACAATTCAAAACTACAACAATTACAAGAACAATTAAAGTCTAAATCATCCTCTGATGGGTCGAATAAACTTAAATCACCTTCAGAAAAACAACATTATGAAGTAACGTCTAAATTAACTCAAAACAACCCAAACCAACTTTCCAACAATccgaaaaaaacaaaaccaccagttgaaaatcaatataatacaaaaaaaattgctgaAGATCCGTTTAAGTCTAAACTACCGACAGATAACCAATATCAAAGAAAATTTTCTGACGATCCTGTTAGGTCAAAGTCACCAGTAGAAAATCAATACAACACTAAACAGCTTTCTGATGATCCCTATAAAATAAAGCTACCATCAGAAAATCAATATAACTCGAAACAACTCTCTGAAGATCCTTATAATTCAAAATTACCCATAGAAAATCAAAACAACTTAAAACAGCCTTCTGATCCTTTACCAACAGAAAATCAATTTAACTCGAAACAACTTTCTGAAGGTAATTCAAAAATACCCTCGGAAGAACAATTTACTGCAAAACGACCTGAAGAAGAACAACCTCCTTCCGATCAAAAAGTATCTTCTGAAGATCAATATAACTCGAAGAAGACTGTAGAAGATTCGTATGAACCAAAATTACTTCCAAAAAATCAATTTGATTCCAAAGTCCCTTCCAATAGTCCTTCACGACTAAAACAACTACCAGTAAATGGACAATATCAGTCGATTCCCGCCGCGCCGTTGAATTTAGCACTGCCTTATAGTCAACCAAGTAACTCACCTTCGGATGATAGCTATTCAAAACTACCTGCTGATAATCCGAACAACCTTGATTTACCTTCTGACGATTTAAGTAATTCAAAATTGCCTCCAGATAATTCTAATCATTATGAGAACCCTTCCGACGACATTTCAAGAATTTCTTCCAATAGACTAAGTAAGTTTAGAATACCCGCAGAAAAtccaaatattgtaaaatttccTATAGAGGGAATAGAGTCTTCAAGGTATTCTGTGGTAGATCCTAATAATCCTTTCAGTTTGGATATCGACGATAATTTCGATAATAACAGGTGGTGGCCTGAAGAAGCCACAAAGGTCCAAGAAAGCATTACTACATTGAAACCAGCACCAAACAAACATGACAAGAAAATTGATTATGACGAAATTGTAGCGCAGAAGTTCCCTCAAGCAGTGAAGTTGTTAGAAGAATTACGAAAACTAAACAAATTGAAGGAACaaagaaaggaaaataattacgACGATGTGTATTATGAATATACTGAGTTACCTCAGATATTATCAAGTACGGTTTTTCCAACCGCTAAATCTTACAACAACGATGAGATTAATGAACTTCTGAAGCCTGAAGCTCTTGATATGAGGTTTACAACTGAACAAAATGTTGTGACCGATAAGTTAATAATGAGGAAACTCACAAAAAGAAGGTTTTATTACGAAGCTAAACCTGTGACACCCGAAACTGAGAAGGCCAGCGTTAACGAAACTGTTTACTATATTGACTTATAa
- the LOC110379807 gene encoding cytochrome P450 6B1, whose translation MIVQVLFIVIIIFLIIYFQYMWRVYSYWKIRGVVGPKPYPFVGNYKTVMFRQESEGDFLKRLYDQYPNEKFIGIYKGIRPVLIIRDPYYIKCVLIRDYDNFRDRCLESPLRMFDRSLFIMNGGARWHAMRTSLSPSFAKSKLVRMVPYIQKGTDKYVQYVDYLISNNIEHEIRDLMSKCMTEIIGNIVFGVELEVFNSNNEFQDAINKVLNPQLQASLLHASSFICPHVVQLIVPLIKREFEKRLYNAFRKFVTSLIYQPRGNKTESPIFIDALVDLKENCKIKHGREVPDIDDDDVIQQCLTYCLATYESTSGVLSFMVHELAHNPHIQNKCYEEIMTVLEKHDGPLTLEALNEMKYLEMTLDETMRLHPTPHCIDRKCSSKYTFPDTNITVDKDTFIFIPVHGLHRDPEYFENPYVFDPERFLPENKAKMEPYVYLPFGDGPRTCLGLRLGKILLLAVMSSFLQKFKVSPCPKSKPIRYDPERQLATTAIGGVWVNIEPRS comes from the exons ATGATTGTgcaggttttatttattgtgattattatatttttaattatttattttcaatacatgtGGAGAGTTTACTCCTATTGGAAAATCAGAGGAGTTGTTGGACCAAAACCATATCCATTTGTGGGAAACTACAAAACTGTTATGTTCCGACAAGAATCTGAAGGAGATTTTTTGAAGAGATTATATGATCAGTATCCAAACGAAAAGTTCATTGGAATATACAAGGGAATACGGCCGGTTCTTATAATAAGAGATCCTTACTATATCAAATGTGTGTTAATAAGAGACTATGATAATTTTCGCGACAGATGTTTGGAGAGCCCATTGCGTATGTTTGATAGAAGCTTGTTCATTATGAATGGAGGCGCACGGTGGCACGCCATGAGAACAAGTCTATCACCGAGTTTTGCCAAATCCAAGTTGGTCAGAATGGTGCCATATATTCAAAAAGGTACGGACAAATATGTGCAATACGTGGATTATTTAATTAGCAACAATATTGAACATGAAATTCGTGACCTCATGAGTAAATGTATGACAgaaattattggaaatattgTGTTTGGTGTGGAGCTGGAAGTATTCAATAGTAATAACGAGTTTCAAGATGCTATCAATAAAGTACTGAATCCCCAACTGCAAGCTTCGTTGCTTCACGCCTCTTCATTCATATGTCCACATGTGGTACAACTGATTGTGCCTCTAATAAAACGCGAATTCGAAAAAAGATTGTACAATGCGTTCCGAAAATTTGTTACATCGTTGATCTATCAGCCTAGAGGGAATAAAACCGAGAGTCCAATATTCATTGATGCTTTGGTGGACTTGAAAGAAAACTGCAAAATCAAACATGGTCGGGAAGTACCAGATATAGATGATGACGATGTTATACAGCAGTGCTTGACCTATTGTCTGGCGACATATGAGTCAACATCTGGTGTCCTTTCGTTCATGGTACACGAACTAGCACACAACCCACACATACAAAACAAATGCTATGAAGAAATCATGACAGTTCTTGAGAAACATGACGGGCCACTCACACTAGAAGctttgaatgaaatgaaatatttggaAATGACACTGGATGAGACAATGAGACTACACCCCACTCCGCATTGCATTGATCGAAAGTGTTCTTCTAAATATACATTCCCTGATACAAATATAACGGTAGATAAAGACACCTTCATTTTCATACCTGTTCATGGATTGCACCGAGACCCGGAGTACTTCGAAAATCCTTATGTGTTTGATCCGGAGAGATTTCTTCCCGAAAACAAAGCTAAAATGGAACCGTACGTTTATTTGCCTTTTGGAGATGGACCTAGAACATGTTTGG GTCTTAGACTCGGGAAGATATTACTATTAGCGGTGATGTCTTCATTTCTGCAAAAATTCAAAGTATCCCCCTGTCCTAAAAGCAAACCGATAAGATACGATCCAGAAAGACAGCTGGCTACGACAGCTATTGGAGGAGTGTGGGTCAACATAGAACCGAGAAGTTAA